The following coding sequences lie in one Arachis stenosperma cultivar V10309 chromosome 5, arast.V10309.gnm1.PFL2, whole genome shotgun sequence genomic window:
- the LOC130980543 gene encoding transcription factor TCP3-like, producing MFSSSNPSSSSSSYPPLLHPFYVDDSHNDSNAFVVANSDGSMFDPSSSLGTTTHQAPLLFPAATNLNVADYAAMLQRDCSYYDYGGGASAGAVVGGHNGLNLLTKKGKKDRHSKIFTSQGLRDRRVRLSSEIARKFFDLQDMLEYDKPSNTLQWLFTKSENAIKELQRTKQANPTTCSHHDHHTFCFTCFSSSKDKRFPPPDSSDPHHHHQLMDVELQDPNLLRTNFMSLEIPQHQEASFNNINNNNNHSPPNWNLYQ from the coding sequence ATGTTCTCTTCCTCCAacccttcttcttcctcttcttcttacCCTCCTCTTCTTCATCCCTTCTATGTTGATGATTCTCACAATGATAGCAATGCTTTTGTTGTTGCTAATAGTGATGGAAGTATGTTTGACCCATCTTCATCTCTTGGTACTACTACTCATCAAGCTCCATTACTGTTCCCAGCAGCAACAAATCTGAATGTTGCTGACTATGCTGCCATGCTCCAAAGGGACTGTTCTTATTATGATTATGGTGGTGGTGCTAGTGCTGGTGCTGTTGTGGGTGGTCATAATGGTCTGAACTTGTTGACAAAGAAAGGGAAGAAAGACAGGCACAGCAAGATTTTTACATCTCAGGGTTTGAGAGACAGAAGGGTGAGGCTTTCAAGCGAGATTGCTAGAAAGTTCTTTGATCTTCAGGACATGCTTGAGTATGACAAACCCAGCAACACCCTCCAATGGCTCTTCACTAAATCTGAGAATGCTATCAAAGAGCTTCAAAGAACCAAGCAAGCTAATCCCACCACCTGTTCTCATCATGATCATCACACCTTCTGCTTCACCTGCTTCTCATCATCAAAGGACAAGAGATTCCCTCCTCCAGATTCATCAgatcctcatcatcatcatcaacttATGGATGTTGAGCTTCAAGACCCTAATCTACTAAGAACCAATTTCATGAGCCTTGAGATCCCTCAACATCAGGAAGCTAGTTTCAACAAcattaataacaataacaaccaCTCCCCTCCCAATTGGAATTTATACCAATGA
- the LOC130980542 gene encoding conglutin beta 4-like: MAIKANDNNNNRLIIIIIPLFLMVVFCSVCLGDENNRRNKKVVINSCSRGRCKSDEVQVQRSIIYGYLVCHKRTFHLITRQRNNKKERDEEKESEHDRERQEEEQEHDKEREEEESEHQQERDEEESEHQKEREEEEGGGGGGGGCRGRRKEK; this comes from the coding sequence ATGGCAATCAAAGCTAAcgacaacaataataataggctaattatcatcatcattcctTTGTTCTTGATGGTTGTATTTTGTTCTGTTTGTTTGGGTGATGAGAATAACCGCAGAAACAAGAAGGTGGTGATCAACTCGTGCAGCAGGGGACGATGCAAATCAGATGAAGTTCAAGTTCAGAGAAGCATCATCTATGGATACTTGGTTTGCCATAAGAGAACCTTCCACCTCATCACCAGACAACGcaataataaaaaggaaaggGACGAAGAGAAAGAAAGCGAGCACGATAGGGAAcgtcaagaggaagaacaagagCACGATAAGgagcgtgaagaagaagaaagtgagCACCAGCAAGAACGCGATGAAGAAGAAAGTGAGCACCAAAAAGaacgagaagaagaagaaggaggaggaggaggaggaggagggtgCAGAGGACGTCGTAAGGAGAAATGA